TACTCGGTTCCCTCAGCTGAGTTACTGGTCAGGTCACCGAGTACACAGTCTAGAACACTAAAATGATACaagtttgttttcttgtttctcTCGATGAAAATGCATAACTTTATACTTGAGATGATTTTCTGAGCTAATTAGATTTAGGATCTCAAACAGGACACTTGCTAGGTAAGAACACATGTTTTTCATTGCACTCACAGAGACAAGGGAGAAAGATGGATTCAGAATAACCATATTTTAGTACCTGGCTGCTTTCTGAGTCTCCTCAGTGAGGCCCTCCTCCTTCACCAACTCCTCAAAGTTTACAATATCCTCAAGATCAGGaacaaacctgaaattttaGTAGTATACGTATGAAGTGATATTTTCCAATGACAATATTCAAAGTGCTCTACATTTTCATGTTATATTAACAGGCTTAAGTtagttcgtgtgtgtgtgtgtgtgtgtgtatgtatgtatatgacTTTACCTGATGGCgctgctgcagcagtgaagacCCCCAGAGCGGATCATCCGTACATACCCCATTGCGTTACctatgagagagaaaaaaaggggaaattttagtaaaaaacacaaaggaaaaaCGAGAGGAAATATTAAATTCAactcaatttcaattcaatttttttatGTAACGCTTTTAACAACCGACACTGTCAAAAGCagcattacagaaatataaattttattttttaaaatgtttccctaatgagcaaacccgacggtggcaaagaaaaagtccatgagatgacatgaggaggAAAGCTCagaggaacccatcctcatctggatgACACCAAATAGTGTTGttataaataatttctcttCTATAACCGTGTACTATACAGTAGCAAAAGGAGTATGAGCATCGTTATAGTTTTAACTTTAATCCGCTGTATCAAACTGAAGTTGttaactgttcactgatggaaacTGGAGTGCAAACTGTTCTCAGCAACAAACAAGTGCTATAAATAACAACATAGAAGTGTTGTGATAACTGCAGCATGTACAAGTCCTTACCAATCTGGCTGATGAGTTGTCTGAACTGGTCCAGGTAACTCTGGCCATCTGGAGTGATGCCCAATTTCCTAATACCACGGTTGAACTTTTCTGCCCTCTCAAAGGGGTACTATAAACAAGAAGAACAAAGAAACAGAGcatagaaatatatatagaaCTACTCGCTtaaatttaaaagaaagaaacccgAGATATCAACCTTTTGATCGGACTGGTCTTTAGTTTCTCTGAAGAACCGGATGTCTTTGATAAGCCTGGATTTGATGTGCTCATCGTACATGAACTGACTGAAAATGTAGAATTTCTTGCGCAGGAACTGATAAGTAAAGTTAACCTGAACAGAAATGAATGTCTCTCAATGAGATCTGACAGCAGCTTAGCAAGGCAGAATTTTCTCAGGACACTGAATTAAGCTATAGAACTAAAGCAGCTTCTGATTATAAAGCTTCACATACAGTTGTGTTCATGATACCAGTCCCATGGGTGCGTATGGAGTTCGCAATGTGCCGAATATTGATAGTGTTCAAGTGCTTGTTGTTGCTGGTCTTCTCAATGAAGATCTACAAAATTAATGCAGAGAAGATAAGTGCGATTTGTACACAAAGAATGATCGACAGGTATAACAATGCAGAGACGACTGGTTTCAAAAAACAGGGCCTACCTGGTTGTTCAGATTGTAGAGATAACGTGAGACAAATACATGGATATTCCTCATAATCTCCAAGACATCCAGCCCCTAACAGATCAATGAAATTGTATGAATCAGATGTTCATGTTACTGTTCATATGATATTAATCAGTCCCACCAGGATTTTGCAAGAAAACATATTGCAGAAATTAActcaaaaatcaagcaaactccacaatattcttggaatttgtttttaaattaccgcagattttccatagatttgggccaaaaagAGTCATGTGACATCGCAACATGCATTCGGtgaaagccctcttcaattcacatgcatcgaacagctaaaaggtctcatttaccaacaaccgtcactgcgaaagaccatgcaaaacaatttcaccaAATCAAGTAGTTTTCAGCAAAAAGGCACAAAAACTCCAAGTTACATCGCATACTTTGTAAGAAGACgctgcaaaatcaagcatttttggctgcaacaatcacaaaataacTCCGCAGAATCCTGCACAGACTGATTAATGTAAAACACTTTCAAAACCTTCTAATGACATAGACGTAGATAGATGTAAACATAGATGTTTACATGAACAGCAGTAATctaccttattctgaataagacaatattgtgattaaggtattTACATGAGTCGATTTTAGAATACTTCTTTCAtattcccgttttacatgttatagaacagagtgattaacagcacacgtcattacatccccacACAATGccatccgacgttccctccataatttcacgtatcaacataaaGTTCGTCTTAGTTAtgataccgtatacagttttgggtttcatttttaattttacgaaagcttcaagtgcagttaattatgcTGTAGGTGCAAACAGATGACTTGCTTGAAGTCGTGGGATTCGaccgaaaccacatacttacctactatatagtagctgaaatacatgtattttacctgctatatagcaggtaagtacgcggtttcggacacagctgtgctctctcgtttgccgtcaaacggttgagcactgccgtgtgtgtgtacgtgtcctgtcgcaaaatgtggtgaaaactcccacacaaagttaatactgtgattaaggtgtgtacatgtctgtaatgcacattGATGATGCGAAATAggaataaaatagaaatactccacatgtcttaattcgatttatgtttacttcaagtatgtcTTTAACCGGATTAAGGAcatcaataattgctgtttacatggtagtttcttaatcagagtaaagtattgtcttaatcgggttaatatcggattattgttgtccatgtaaacgtactgatcgACACTAAATATACCTGTTCCAGAGTCTGGCTGGGGAGATGAGCCTCGGTCATGACCAGACCATAGCGCTGCGTGGCCAGGTTCCTCATCTCACTGTATGTGGCCCAGTCATGGAGTGCCACTGTTGTCAGGTTGTAAAATGTTTTGTCCAGGTAGTGTGTGACGTAGGCTGCATAAACAACAACACCATGGGAAACTGACAACCATATTTAGCAATTATACATACAGACCATCCACTCTAACAGCAAACACAGAAGGTCTGATCATTCTCACCACAATATGCATATATACCTTTAGAGATCACATGCAGTTGAATTCAATTACCTTGTGTTGGTTTCATTTGTGTGTTATAAAACAATGCTCTTTTTCACTGACCTTTGATGTCTATGAAGCGATTGAAGAAGCGGATAGGCTTGAGGGAAAAGAAGTGAGCCAGGTCTTTCATGCCTACTTTGAAAGGGTTACGGTCGTCCAGCTTGAGATGTGTGTGCACAGAAAGCCGCAGGTCTTTCTCTATCTCCTTGCACAGCTTGTCCAACAAATGCTAATGGAAAAAAGGAGACCAGCAAAGATTATGTTCCCCGTACATGCAACTCTACTTATATGCTCATTTACGGTTGGCTaaattctatattttaaaaaattataatttaaaaaactagATCTACTATGGGGTAACAGCATATAGGTGCCAACCTTTTTTATGCAACATTATAGAGTAGACTGTTGTGGCTACATTTACCTAGTGTATGTCAGTGAATGACATCGCTGGTTACAACTGATGCAAGTGGAGTACCCGTGTTGGCTTAGCatgcattaaaaatattaatactgGAGCTTGGATATCTAACTATGGCTCCATTCAAACAATCAGCATTTGAAACTGACAACCGTATATAGTAACTACAGTGACTCTAAAATTGTGCATAACGTTACATTGTAGCTAGCAGGAAGAAGTAAGACAGACACTGCATTTTATGAACAAGTGAATGGACAtgtcttaaattttttttctttcaattcaTGCaaactttgagaacaacattgagaacttgcaaactacAGACCTTTTCAATGTAGATATTAGACAGGTTATCAACAGATAATGTATTATATTAAGTATTTattcaaaatgtaaatgtcaaaatGAGCttatcattaatatttaatataaaactttAATCAAATGATGGCTCAGATGCCATAAGCAGTGCAACACATCTACAGCTGAAATGTCACTAATTTTCAACCCATTACAACCATCATTTTTACCCTTGTTTCAGTAACTCCTTCCTCACCTCACCGAAGACCTCCATGATCTCCTTGTCATAGCACTCCAGTAGTTGCTCGCAGGACTCCGTGTGTTTGGCATACAGCATGGTGGGCACACAATCTCTGAGAGCACTAAACATGTACTAGAGGACACCAGtcatccaaaacaaacacacacacacacacacacacaaaccttagTTACTCACTGGACAGTATGCAGCAGCACTGTCACTACTGGAATTTCAGTTCCTGTATCAGAAACATTTTGCAAAATGTCAAATCATTTTGCAATAAGGACAGTGGACTGTCAGTAGACTTACATGTATTCTAGCTGCATCCACAGCATTATCATAAACATCATCCAGGTAAATGGGAAACACTGCACGGTGCCAGTAGAGAAAGCTGCAATCACACTGCACTTTGACCCTGAGGAGAAGAAACAGTttcttgttttttaaacattagaAGACTAAATCTTGCTATTGTAAAATTGTAAAAGAacaattatatacatatgtatattcaTGCACACTTATGGCATTCAGGGTCCACTTGTAGTTATACAAGACTCACCTCTCTCTTAATTCACTAATGAGGTCCAGTTTCTTTAGGACAAGTTGTAATGGCAGAAGCTCCTCATCCTTGAATGTTTTCTTGAAAGCAAAATGAAGCACATTTGTATGCAAAATGAATATACTGTTCTGATACCATGCAAATTTAGTCTGCCAATGTAACCTTTTGTACAAACAGCCATAGAAGATCGTAAGAGCTCAGGTAAAGAGAGAATACTGTAACTAGCGTCAAGCAAGCACAGAGAACACAAAGTGACCACAATAGATTTTATCCAATTGCAAAGTCTCAAAGCACCTCATATTCCAAGCACATGCTTCCTTACCATCTGAGTGCCCACACTGAGTGCTAGAGACACTACCAGTCTTCTCTCCCTGGTACTCGGGCCATTCAGCGTGTTCTCGGCGAGCACCAGGGACGACAGCACATCCAGCCTCTGCTCACTGTACTTCTTATCAGAGATCACTCGTTTCTACAGTACAACAGcaagtcattttattttacaaatgaagaCAGGAATTTAAGGCATTTTTATGGTATCGTAAAATACTGAAGAATGATAAAATGATATTGATAACGCCTGCAAATGTTTGGAACAGTGGGCTCAAAATATGAAAATTTTACAGAATGCAATAAGGACTTTACCTTAGCTGTAGAAATAGAGGCCAGAGCTTGTGACTGCAGATGCTGAGTGATATGGGACACGGAGTCTGCTACCACAAGGGATCGCCGGTGGAATGTGTGCTCTactgcctttgttttttttttaaaagacaaatgaggaaatgtacTAATAAATCAAAAGCAGTCAgtgcagaatttaaaaaaaaaaaatcctcaaatTAAAGTATTTATAACTGAATATAAGCTCATTTTGTTTGGATTTCAGAAGACAGATGATCAAGGAGGTTTGGagataataaaaaagaagaagaaaagatatAGACTGGAAATGTACAGTTTATTGAATTACAAGACTAGACTTATCTATCGTCCTAACTTTCACATTTTTGCGGAATAAACCATTTCCCTATTTCAAGACCTTCCTCGTTTATGCCTTACTGAAGTCTGCGGGGAAATGGTGCCTCAATAATTAAGCCTCATAATTGTGTCATTTAAATGGTATTTCTCTCAATGCATTCCAAATGCAGAGACACGTGACAGATGGACAGTCAAGACATTTGCAGATTTTCAGAAGTCAGATAAAGATTATAGTATAGAGGAAAGGTTTACTTTCAGTAGCTCTACTAGACGGCACAGGGCCTTCACAGATGTCTTGGTCATGGGTCGCTGCATGGACATGTAGAGGTTCATGGTGGTTTTTATGATGGTGCTAATGCTGTATGCATATAGGACTCCCTGCAGGCAAAATACACATCACAGTCATTTTAACATAATCACTAATAATAGCTGGAACAATTATCATCACAAACATTTCCCTTCATTGAATTCTGAACTGTTCAATTTAAGCAACCACCAGGTCCTCCAGattctcattcactctcataaaaatgaaaataaaaacccagatgCTTACAAGGTTAAACCCTTTTAAATTATTGAGATTCAGGCCACTGATGTATTGTTTTAGATAGCTATTACAATGCATGGAACAAGTGTCTGATACAGAAGCAGCCCTGGACCACTTGCTCAGGTTAGTCATTAGTATAACAATAGCGTTAATGATGAGTCCAGGGCCATGTACGCTCTAAACTCGCCAGAGAAGTCTAACTTCTTTAGTGGTTTAAATGGCAAAATCGTCTTTACCTGTACAAATACATTGCACCTGTTGCTCAGATCTTCTGAGAGTTTCTCAGTTTTCTGGTCTTTTGATAAAATGGCCTCCATCTTCATCATCCAGGAGGTTACAAAAACGTAGTAAGACTGCACATCCctagaaaaggaaagaaagaagcacAGCATTAGGGTACAGCATTAATGAAGTAAAAATGGATATaattaacacacaaaacatttattttgttattcatcttcagtaatcgttttaccctggtcagggttgcaatgaatccagagcctatcctgggaagaAGGACCATTAATTTACCCTCAAGCCAACTTAAAGCCAGATTACGAATCTTGTGATGCTCACTTAAAGCTAGAGGGTAAACACAGCAGATTCATTACATTCATGTGCACCATGAAACTCACTTTGTTAGTGTCTGTGCCTTTTGTTGTAAGAATGTATCTCTGCTGATACGAATGGCCTGGAGACTTTTCTTATCCATTAGTTTGGCTGCTGCTGGGATTTTATTGATCAAAAATGTATCAGGAAACCAGATTACATTGCCAGTCAGTGTAACTGCAGGAACcttgaagagaaagaaaaaaaagtgttaaatacattggaaaaaaattattcatgttatatattcagcaaaaaaaaaagaaacgcccCTTTATAAGGAgattgtattttaaagataattttgggaaatccaaataagctttacagacctttattggaaagggtttaaacaatgttttcatgcttgttcattgaatcataaaaaattattgcacatgcGGAACAATCCTTAAGAcaagaacagtttacaggcggtaggtaATTAAGGTCACATTTACAacaacttaggacactaaagagacctttctactgactctgaaaaacaccagaagaaagatgcctagggttcctgctcacctgcatgaacatgccatagaccttctgcagggaggcatgaggactgcagatgtggccagagcaataactGCAATGCCTGTAATATAAGACGCccaagacagtgctacagggagacaggaaggacagctgatcgtccttgcagtggaaaatgacatgcaaccatgtgtccccccagacgtgatggagaacttgcaaatgccttggtgggagagtggagtaacatctcacagcaagaactgaccaatctggtgcagtccatgaggatgagatgcactgtagtacttaaagcatcTGGTGaacacaccagatactgactgttacttttaatattgaccccccctttgttcagggattcataattccatttctgttcctcaaatgtctgaaacttgttcagtttaggtctcagttgttgaatggttttatgttaatacaaatatttacacatgttaagaaatttgctggaaataaaagtagttgaatgtgagaggacatttatttagttgctgagtatatatattcAACTAGAGACTTGGAGATGAATTTTTTGTGTTAGGTAAAGAGGGAAAACACACAGACCTGAGTTTGACACAAACCTTTTTACACACATCCAAAAGAGCTTTGTAGAGCCTCTTGTCGACTGTAcgaaaaatgtgaaaatgcagGGCGAAGAGGCCACAGACCCCGACATATTTATCCCTTTGGTCAATTTCTGCAGGCTCCCCTGTGAACACAAATACAACAATTGAACAGCAATTACGTACAAGTGAACCTATGACTATGATTTTATTCAGTACTTTCTAGGGATGGGCACTCGAGTACTCGGAAGAGACATCAATGATCGATCATTAAAACGACAATCGTGCAGTTTGTTTCTCCATTTTAAAGGTAGGTTCTCTGGGTGTGCCTttcaccattaaaaaaaaagtgtttatggCTGGTTATTTTAAAGTAGCTATTTTGaacttgaaaaaacaaaaacaaatgtgaacATAATTGTAACTCTGCAGCACAACACTGGTCAAGCCATTCACTTTTGCTTTCACATGTTTCTGACAGCCACACAAACAGCAGTGTGTGCATACTACTACAATTACGGTAAGCGTGGGAAAAAAGCAGAGATGAGCTTTCTCTGCAATAAATTATCGATTATAGCCAACGGGTCTTCACATTAGGACAATAtatgatgcatgtatttttattatgctgtttttttgtACTATTTTGTAACaaattacattataacagccTGTAATATTGAACAAATGAGACactgttcatatacttttgcttgTGCAATGCATTTTGTTTCAGACAATGTTGCTCTCCCAAGTACTTAACGAATACTCAAGTAATTACTTCAAGTACTCGAGTAGTCAAAATTACCATACAGAAAACTTTCCCAGTAACACAAGGCCAGATATGATGTAATGTTTATACAGAACTACTTAGTTATATTAACACTGATTAGTCAAAATAAGTAAACACAAACCAAGTTTTGACTCCACATTGGCAAAGATAGTGCGAATGTTGTGAGCAAACTCCTCAGCAAAGGCACTGTTTTTAGAGACTGAAACACCTTCCCCAGGATTATCAAATCTCTGCTCTACGCAAGCCTatcaggaagagaaaaaaaaaattaaatacacatacaaattATCCCACATTTTCCCCAGACTGATGTAACAAACTGATAATATCTGGTTTTGTTTGGATTATAGAGACAGATGATCAAGGAGGTCTGAAgacttataaaaaaataaaaacatttaaaaaaaagatagacCATACAGAAATGTACAGTTCTTTGAATTACAAGACTAGACTTATCTATCGTTCTAACTTTCACATTTTTGCGGTATAAACCATTTCCCTATTTCAAGCCCTTCCCTGTTTATGCCTTACTGAAGCATTCGCGGCAATGGTGGTTCAATGTTTAAGCctctgggctactgatcagaaggctgCAGGTTCAAGCCCTGGCACTGGCAaactgccattgttgggcccttggacAAGGAAGGCCCTCAGCCCTTTCTGCTCCAGAGGCATCAGATTATGACTCTGACCTCTGTGCCCTGACCACAACTTctcaatttctttattttgtcttaaGGTTCATACAATAACCACACTGTATTGTTGGTgaatcatataaaatattttaatgatatcAGACAGACTTGTGTCTGAAAGTaatggaacagcaaggccaattttttcttttctacacactggacatttgggtttgagatcaaaaaaattaataagacaataaatcagaatttcaactttcatttactgatatttacatgtagaggtgttaaataatttaaaacaagGCACCTTTTATTTAAACCAACCCACTGTTCAAGTGATGAAAATTATTGGAACATGAAGACTAACATGTGTTTCCTGTTGCTCAGGTGTGCCTTGATatattgactgtttaaacagttaatagctctgaatgtctactcttggatTGAGCAGTGGGTTTAGCTTGAGAATTctgcatttgctgttaaaaatgataaaccaaCATAATGGCCAGAGAGctatctatgggagaaaaggaagccattttgaagctgaaaaaaagagggaaattGGTCAAAGCACTGGCAGAAGCATTTGGCATAGACAATACACCACTTTGGAATGtcctaaaaaaagaaagaaaccaccagtgtactaacaaccagacatggaacaagtcagccaaagaaaacaacagttaatgacaaacattgtgagatctgggagaaaaaaaaaatcccacaaacaATGGTCAGagacatcaacaacctccactAAAATGTGAGTAGTTTCCCAAcgaaggtgccatgttctaggttgtttaacacatctagatgtaaatatcaggaaatgaaagctgaacttTAAGAATGCTAAGAACCAAGAATTCTGCCTAAGAATGAAGTTTCCTAAGAAAGcacatgtacaaaaaaaaggctGCATAATAACCTGAAAGATCATGCTGTCCAAAAGCTGGCCCTCCAGCTTCAATAAAAGCTTCTCGAAAGGCTTCAGCTTCTCTTCAGGAATAGCAAATTTTGACGGGTTGTGGTGGACTGATTTGAGTAATCTGTAAAGccagtttttaaaattttaaatgtttaagttaCTCCATATGCAAAGAGCCACATATGGCTGATAAAATAACCACATATTACATATCAAACTGCCAAATCTGTTTAATTCGAATGAGCATGAATGCATAAGAGTTTCTATATGATGTTCACCTTTTGTACATCTTCCAGTGATCTCTTAAAGTGCCATGATTCTCCATAATCTCATCCAAAGTAATCAGAACCACCAGGAGTTCACCTAGATGCTCATACACCGTCTGTCCAAAAGACAGAAAACATTATCTCACATGAAGAATCACATAATGAGAACACAAAATGAACAccaccaagaaaaaaaaaaacttcataaaAATGTTACCTGAAAATGAACTCCACTTGACTCAATGATTTTTGTGGCAGCTCTAAAAACAATTACCCAGATAATGAAAGTGAAACaatatgaaaaaagaaatagcAGAATGTGGCACTAACGTTAAAATACACCACAGACAGTTTGCATTAGTGAAAAGCtcacttgttgttgttgtagagTGCAGCCAGCTGATGAACCAAGTTAACCACAACCTCAAAGCACCGAGATACAAAACAAGATAgttcctgtacacacacagagagagcgagagagagaagaagagagagagattttaccaaatcattataataaattaCTGGCAAAATATTTCTCCAACAGGCTCTGATGTTATACACACTGCATCAGTCCCTCAAGGATTTCGCAATTTTGTAACCATTGATTtaagaaattaacacaaaatcaagcaaagtcCATAACATTCAGAGGAGACtgagattttctgcagattcgggccaagacAACATGTTAGGTCACCACAACATTCATTCCAcgaagccctctttgattcaagTGCATATGGATGTAAGAAACTGAACTTTCCACATATCCTTCGGTTATCCGTTCTGAGTTTATGCATTGTTTGCATTGTGTGAAGATGATCCATATGATTTCATTCTGTACAATGTATGCATTGGTTGCATGTTATGATGCACTGATGGCATCCTGTTAATATGATGTATTGTTCACATTCTGTTCATTGTTGGCATGCTGTAAAATTGATGAATAACTTGTGTTCTGTTAAATTGCAAAAGAGTACAGATTAACATAAAACTACCTAAAACAAACAATGggcactttaaaaataaaactatgcaATTACATTTCATGATAAAGAATTTCACTGATATTTATTAGGTGCAAAAtttgaattaatttttatttttcggTTATTTTCTGTATTCTCTTTTTGTATACATTAGAGAGCCCAATGGTGGCTGAGGTCAGAAAAGTAATAACGTGTACTGAATGTTGTCTGTGGTGTactttttaaatacagaaagtGATTACATGTGTGTCTTCACTGGTAGTAATTTAAAAGAAGAATCCTGTgcttgcaatttcaccaattcaagtagttttcccacaaaaaagcacaaaaaaaaacaacaactgcaagttgcaattttttaaaaaaagccacagaaaaatcaagcatttttggccgcaacaatcacaataaAACCTCCaggaaatcctgtatggactaaGTAAGTCACAAAGAGTGTTTCACCTGTAAAAATGAGATGAAGCGTCCCATTTGAACCTGACACTCTCCCTCCACCACACTGGCGTCTGAAACTGACAGACAGAAAACACACCATTATCAGAAGGATTCAAAACACAGCATTCTTGATTGTATGATCTGGGATAAGGCAAAGTGATGCGATATCTGTTGCAAAAGTAATGACATGGTGATGAAAAAACTAAAGACTGTTTTGGGACATTAATCTATCTTCAAAGAGATATTGCAGATAAGAggaaa
The genomic region above belongs to Ictalurus punctatus breed USDA103 chromosome 14, Coco_2.0, whole genome shotgun sequence and contains:
- the washc4 gene encoding WASH complex subunit 4; its protein translation is MAVESISPDWEFDRFDDGSQKIHTEVQLKNYNKFLEDYTSQLKAIEEALDDSIGDVWDFTLDPIALKLLPYEQSSLLELIKTENKVLNKVITVYAALCSEVKKLKYEAETKFYNGLLYYGEGVSDASVVEGECQVQMGRFISFLQELSCFVSRCFEVVVNLVHQLAALYNNNKAATKIIESSGVHFQTVYEHLGELLVVLITLDEIMENHGTLRDHWKMYKRLLKSVHHNPSKFAIPEEKLKPFEKLLLKLEGQLLDSMIFQACVEQRFDNPGEGVSVSKNSAFAEEFAHNIRTIFANVESKLGEPAEIDQRDKYVGVCGLFALHFHIFRTVDKRLYKALLDVCKKVPAVTLTGNVIWFPDTFLINKIPAAAKLMDKKSLQAIRISRDTFLQQKAQTLTKDVQSYYVFVTSWMMKMEAILSKDQKTEKLSEDLSNRCNVFVQGVLYAYSISTIIKTTMNLYMSMQRPMTKTSVKALCRLVELLKAVEHTFHRRSLVVADSVSHITQHLQSQALASISTAKKRVISDKKYSEQRLDVLSSLVLAENTLNGPSTRERRLVVSLALSVGTQMKTFKDEELLPLQLVLKKLDLISELRERVKVQCDCSFLYWHRAVFPIYLDDVYDNAVDAARIHYMFSALRDCVPTMLYAKHTESCEQLLECYDKEIMEVFGEHLLDKLCKEIEKDLRLSVHTHLKLDDRNPFKVGMKDLAHFFSLKPIRFFNRFIDIKAYVTHYLDKTFYNLTTVALHDWATYSEMRNLATQRYGLVMTEAHLPSQTLEQGLDVLEIMRNIHVFVSRYLYNLNNQIFIEKTSNNKHLNTINIRHIANSIRTHGTGIMNTTVNFTYQFLRKKFYIFSQFMYDEHIKSRLIKDIRFFRETKDQSDQKYPFERAEKFNRGIRKLGITPDGQSYLDQFRQLISQIGNAMGYVRMIRSGGLHCCSSAIRFVPDLEDIVNFEELVKEEGLTEETQKAASVLDCVLGDLTSNSAEGTEYFKMLVGVFAPEFRSVKNMHLRNFYMIVPPLAVNFVEHSISCKEKLNKKNKSGAAFTDDGFAMGVAYILKLLDQYQEFDSLHWFQAVREKYKKEMVKEQNIQATNQDEKLMQTMNLTQKRLDIYLQEFELLYFSLSSARIFFRADKTAAEETQEKKDREDVAKVDDASSETAAAPEPGAK